In Alicyclobacillus macrosporangiidus CPP55, a single window of DNA contains:
- a CDS encoding IspD/TarI family cytidylyltransferase yields MVYGIVVAGGQGTRLGRKKQFLDLAGSPVWVRAVRALLDAGVAPVWLVVPREDVDKLSVEADDMGLPLRVTAGGETRFDSVYNGLREVHTWYGEVGLSSGAGSAGSPSPAGPALVAVHDAARPFVSSEDVKNVVRMAAQTGAAILARPCAETVKRVEAGCITSTVPRETLWLAETPQVFRLDWMWDAYRRVHMPSAATDDAWVMEQAGYRVHVVPSTAENRKITTPADWEYAQLWAQQRWGRRDG; encoded by the coding sequence ATGGTCTACGGGATCGTGGTGGCTGGCGGGCAAGGGACCCGGCTGGGCAGGAAAAAGCAGTTCCTGGACCTGGCCGGGTCTCCTGTGTGGGTACGGGCGGTTCGCGCCTTGCTGGACGCGGGTGTCGCCCCGGTCTGGTTGGTGGTGCCCCGGGAGGATGTGGACAAGCTGTCGGTGGAAGCGGATGACATGGGGTTGCCGCTGCGGGTGACGGCAGGGGGTGAGACCCGGTTTGATTCGGTGTACAACGGCCTCCGGGAAGTCCACACGTGGTATGGCGAGGTGGGTTTGTCTAGCGGGGCGGGTTCCGCAGGTTCACCCTCGCCAGCGGGGCCGGCTCTCGTGGCTGTACACGATGCGGCACGCCCGTTCGTCTCATCCGAGGACGTGAAGAATGTGGTGCGGATGGCTGCGCAGACCGGGGCCGCCATCTTGGCCCGGCCGTGTGCGGAGACGGTGAAGCGGGTGGAGGCGGGGTGCATCACGTCGACCGTTCCCCGGGAAACCCTGTGGTTGGCAGAGACGCCGCAGGTGTTCCGGCTCGACTGGATGTGGGACGCCTATCGTCGGGTGCACATGCCTAGTGCGGCGACCGATGACGCGTGGGTGATGGAGCAAGCCGGTTACCGGGTGCACGTCGTGCCTTCCACTGCAGAGAACCGTAAGATTACCACGCCAGCGGATTGGGAGTACGCGCAGCTCTGGGCGCAGCAGCGCTGGGGGAGGCGAGATGGTTGA
- a CDS encoding PIN/TRAM domain-containing protein, protein MVKKMVQLFFAVIGVVLGYAFSPDLFRVAFHLTYAPFNSKWFGAALGGSIFVLSTVWLVNYLTTLIKWTEERLQKVPLADTLGGTIGMVFGLLVAYLFAPELRVIPVVGLPLQFFVSLLLAYLGLRIGFTKREDLVSLFAGRLTLKERDKDKKGGGYRPGEAKLLDTSVIIDGRIADLVQTGFLDGVLVIPSFVLEELQHIADSSDVLKRNRGRRGLDVLNRIQKEQKVKVKVMEVDFEDLQEVDSKLVRLAKQLQGKVVTNDFNLNKVCELQGVPVLNINDLANALKPIVLPGEELTVQVIKDGKEYNQGVAYLDDGTMIVIEGGREYIGAKVDVLVTSVLQTSAGRMIFAKPKLLEKAL, encoded by the coding sequence ATGGTAAAGAAGATGGTGCAGTTGTTCTTCGCGGTCATCGGGGTGGTGTTGGGATATGCATTTTCTCCGGACTTATTCAGGGTTGCCTTTCATCTGACCTATGCTCCGTTTAATTCCAAGTGGTTTGGGGCTGCGCTGGGGGGCAGCATCTTCGTGCTGTCGACGGTGTGGCTTGTCAATTATCTGACCACGCTCATCAAGTGGACCGAGGAACGGCTGCAGAAGGTCCCCTTGGCGGACACCCTCGGCGGGACCATCGGGATGGTGTTCGGTCTGCTGGTGGCGTATCTGTTCGCACCAGAGCTGCGCGTCATTCCGGTGGTGGGCCTGCCGTTGCAATTTTTTGTCAGCCTGCTGTTGGCGTATCTCGGTCTGCGCATCGGCTTCACGAAGCGCGAGGACCTGGTATCGTTGTTCGCGGGCCGGCTGACGCTCAAAGAGCGGGACAAAGACAAGAAAGGCGGCGGTTACCGCCCGGGCGAGGCGAAATTGCTGGATACCAGCGTCATCATCGACGGGCGGATCGCGGACTTGGTCCAGACGGGGTTCCTGGACGGCGTATTGGTCATCCCTTCGTTCGTCCTTGAGGAGTTGCAGCACATCGCCGACTCTTCGGACGTGCTCAAGCGCAACCGCGGCCGGCGAGGCCTCGACGTGCTCAACCGGATCCAGAAGGAGCAAAAGGTGAAAGTCAAGGTGATGGAGGTCGACTTCGAGGACCTGCAGGAGGTCGACTCGAAGCTGGTCCGGCTTGCCAAGCAGCTGCAGGGCAAAGTCGTCACGAACGATTTCAACTTGAATAAGGTCTGCGAGTTGCAGGGCGTACCCGTCCTCAACATCAACGATCTGGCCAACGCGCTCAAACCCATCGTGCTCCCAGGCGAGGAATTGACGGTGCAGGTGATTAAGGACGGGAAGGAGTACAATCAAGGGGTCGCCTATCTGGACGACGGCACGATGATTGTCATCGAAGGCGGACGCGAGTACATCGGGGCCAAGGTGGACGTCCTGGTGACCAGCGTGTTGCAGACATCGGCTGGCCGGATGATCTTCGCAAAGCCAAAGCTGTTGGAAAAAGCGCTGTGA
- the radA gene encoding DNA repair protein RadA yields the protein MAKTSTKFICQSCGYEAVKWHGRCPGCGEWNTMEETLVEAPRGRGHLRDLVPGAPESRAQPMSQIPPASEQRFSTGMSECDRVLGGGVVAGSLVLIGGDPGIGKSTLLLQIAHHLAVAGRRVLYVSGEESAGQLRLRAERLETMHENVYVLAETDLDAALRAADELRPDLLIVDSIQTVYRPGMSSAPGSVSQVKECTGLLLRVAKSFNLATFIVGHVTKEGNLAGPRMLEHMVDAVLYFEGERHHAYRVLRAVKNRFGSTNELAIFEMRQEGLREVTNPSEMFLSERSERAPGSAVVAALEGSRPLLLEVQALVTPTSFAAPRRMATGADPNRTHLIIAVLEKRLGLRLQTSDAYVNLAGGVRVDEPAIDLGVAMALVSSSKDVPLPSGDVFVGEVGLTGEVRSVTRLEQRVREADKLGFSRCIVPAHSLRGWRQKGNIQVVGVHTLWDAMHLALQG from the coding sequence GTGGCCAAGACGAGCACCAAGTTTATCTGTCAATCGTGCGGGTATGAAGCCGTGAAATGGCACGGGCGGTGCCCGGGATGCGGTGAATGGAACACCATGGAGGAGACACTGGTGGAAGCGCCGCGCGGCCGGGGCCACCTGCGGGATCTGGTCCCGGGCGCGCCCGAGTCCCGGGCGCAGCCGATGAGCCAGATTCCGCCGGCGTCGGAGCAGCGGTTCAGCACCGGGATGAGCGAGTGCGATCGCGTGTTGGGCGGTGGGGTCGTGGCCGGTTCCCTCGTCTTGATCGGCGGGGATCCGGGCATTGGGAAGTCCACGCTGCTCTTGCAGATCGCGCACCATCTGGCGGTCGCCGGCCGTCGCGTGCTGTATGTCTCCGGCGAGGAATCTGCCGGGCAGCTGCGGCTGCGCGCGGAGCGGTTGGAGACGATGCACGAGAACGTCTATGTCCTGGCGGAGACGGATCTGGACGCTGCACTGCGGGCGGCGGACGAACTGCGCCCGGACCTGTTGATTGTCGACTCGATTCAGACGGTTTACCGTCCAGGGATGTCGTCAGCGCCTGGAAGCGTGTCCCAGGTGAAGGAATGTACCGGGCTCCTCCTCCGCGTGGCCAAGTCTTTCAATCTGGCGACGTTCATCGTCGGGCACGTTACGAAGGAAGGGAATCTGGCGGGACCTCGCATGCTTGAACACATGGTCGACGCGGTACTATACTTTGAAGGAGAACGTCACCATGCGTACCGTGTGCTGCGCGCGGTGAAGAACCGGTTTGGATCGACCAACGAACTGGCCATTTTCGAAATGAGACAGGAAGGTCTGCGGGAAGTTACCAATCCGTCCGAGATGTTTCTGTCGGAGCGTTCGGAGCGGGCTCCGGGGTCGGCGGTGGTCGCCGCACTGGAGGGCTCTCGGCCGCTCCTGCTTGAGGTTCAGGCCCTGGTGACGCCGACCAGTTTTGCCGCGCCAAGGCGCATGGCCACCGGTGCCGACCCCAACCGCACCCACTTGATCATCGCGGTTTTGGAAAAGCGGCTGGGTCTGCGCCTGCAGACGTCGGACGCCTATGTAAACCTGGCGGGCGGTGTACGTGTCGACGAACCCGCTATCGACCTGGGCGTGGCCATGGCGCTGGTCTCCAGCAGCAAGGACGTTCCGCTGCCGTCCGGTGACGTCTTCGTCGGCGAAGTCGGCCTGACCGGAGAAGTCCGGTCCGTCACTCGGCTGGAGCAGCGGGTGCGCGAAGCCGACAAGCTCGGATTCTCCCGCTGCATCGTCCCCGCTCACAGCCTGCGCGGGTGGCGGCAGAAGGGGAACATCCAAGTGGTCGGTGTTCACACGCTCTGGGACGCGATGCATCTCGCACTGCAGGGGTGA
- the disA gene encoding DNA integrity scanning diadenylate cyclase DisA: MREDSKREAAINKILRMVAPGTVLREGIENILRAKTGGLIVVGASDTVLSFIDGGFPIQCDLTASNLYELAKMDGAIIVSDDLKKILYANTNLNPDHTIHTTETGTRHRTAERVAKQTGQLVICISQRRNVITLYQGNFKYSLKDIGVILNKANQAIQTLEKYKAVLDQALTNLSALEFEELVTLQEVTLVLQRFEMVLRIKSEIKRYITELGSEGRLISMQLDELVSRVDEEAYLLVKDYALLQPDETPHQVLTAIHDLTSEELLDGHTLAKLLGYPNTNNIGDEPVSSRGYRILNKIARLPQPVIENLVEHFKDLSHILAASIEELDQVEGIGAVRARAIRDGLKRIQEQVFIDRHI; the protein is encoded by the coding sequence ATGCGCGAGGATTCCAAGCGGGAAGCTGCAATCAATAAGATTCTGCGGATGGTGGCACCCGGCACCGTGTTGCGCGAGGGCATCGAGAACATCCTGCGAGCCAAGACCGGAGGCCTGATTGTGGTCGGCGCCTCGGACACGGTGCTGAGCTTCATCGATGGCGGTTTCCCCATCCAATGCGACCTGACGGCCTCCAATTTGTACGAGTTGGCCAAGATGGACGGCGCCATCATCGTCAGCGACGATCTCAAGAAGATCCTGTACGCAAACACCAACCTCAATCCGGATCACACCATCCACACCACGGAGACGGGCACGCGCCACCGCACCGCGGAGCGGGTGGCGAAGCAGACGGGCCAGCTGGTGATCTGCATCTCCCAACGCCGCAACGTGATCACGCTGTACCAGGGAAACTTCAAATACTCCCTGAAGGACATCGGGGTCATATTGAACAAGGCGAACCAGGCCATCCAGACGCTGGAGAAGTACAAGGCGGTGCTGGACCAAGCCTTGACGAACCTCAGTGCGCTGGAGTTCGAAGAGTTGGTGACACTTCAGGAAGTGACCCTGGTCCTGCAGCGATTCGAGATGGTGTTGCGCATAAAATCGGAGATCAAACGGTACATTACGGAGTTGGGCAGCGAGGGCCGGTTGATCAGCATGCAGCTGGACGAACTGGTGTCGCGGGTTGACGAGGAGGCGTATCTGCTGGTGAAAGACTACGCCTTGTTGCAACCGGACGAGACCCCGCACCAGGTATTGACCGCCATCCACGACCTGACGTCGGAGGAGCTGTTGGACGGGCATACGCTGGCGAAGCTGTTGGGTTATCCGAACACCAACAACATCGGAGACGAGCCAGTCTCTTCGCGCGGGTACCGGATCCTGAACAAGATTGCCCGCCTTCCGCAGCCGGTGATTGAGAACCTGGTGGAACACTTCAAAGATCTGTCACACATTTTGGCGGCGTCCATCGAAGAGCTCGACCAGGTCGAAGGCATCGGTGCGGTACGCGCGCGGGCCATCCGAGACGGACTGAAGCGGATTCAGGAACAGGTGTTCATCGATCGGCACATTTGA
- the ispF gene encoding 2-C-methyl-D-erythritol 2,4-cyclodiphosphate synthase, with the protein MMRIGLGFDVHRFAPGRTLVLGGVEIPSDTGLEGHSDADVVLHAVMDALLGALALGDIGQHFPNTDPAWAGADSAMLLRTVWGWIRDRGYRLGNLDVVILAERPKILPHAPAMRARIAELCECEVDRVSIKATTMEKMGFIGREEGMAAQAVVLLEPNEGGVAR; encoded by the coding sequence TTGATGCGTATCGGACTTGGATTTGACGTGCACCGGTTTGCGCCCGGGCGAACGCTGGTGCTCGGCGGCGTGGAGATCCCGTCGGACACCGGATTGGAAGGCCACTCGGACGCGGATGTGGTATTGCACGCCGTGATGGACGCCCTGCTCGGGGCGCTGGCCCTAGGAGACATCGGGCAGCACTTTCCCAATACGGATCCCGCCTGGGCGGGTGCGGACAGCGCCATGTTGTTGCGCACCGTGTGGGGCTGGATACGGGATCGCGGCTACCGACTCGGCAATCTGGACGTGGTGATCTTGGCGGAGCGCCCGAAGATCTTGCCGCACGCCCCGGCCATGCGGGCGCGCATCGCCGAACTGTGCGAGTGCGAGGTGGATCGGGTGAGCATCAAGGCCACGACGATGGAGAAGATGGGATTCATCGGCCGGGAGGAAGGGATGGCGGCCCAGGCGGTCGTCCTGCTCGAGCCAAACGAGGGAGGCGTGGCCCGGTGA
- the pssA gene encoding CDP-diacylglycerol--serine O-phosphatidyltransferase yields MLIKMVPSLLTVGNLVLGMVALVLALQGFTADAALLVVIGMVLDGMDGRVARWLQAESAFGKELDSLSDIVTFGVAPALIMYEVVLQNEGWPGLVLATLFPVCGALRLARFNVQTKSTHYFVGLPITAAGGILSTMALYKNVLYPSDVILPLGMLVLALLMISQVRYPNFKKVAFPRSAIVMVPLLAILVCAVFRYQHSAVNRLIFIPLAVYALYGVGRMIRRRGGKFEEAPREAKLFKETK; encoded by the coding sequence ATGCTTATCAAGATGGTGCCCAGTCTGTTGACCGTCGGCAACCTGGTGCTCGGGATGGTGGCGCTGGTGTTGGCATTGCAAGGGTTCACCGCGGACGCGGCGCTTCTGGTGGTCATCGGCATGGTGTTGGACGGCATGGACGGCCGTGTCGCCCGCTGGCTGCAGGCGGAGAGCGCCTTTGGCAAGGAACTCGATTCGCTGTCGGACATCGTGACCTTCGGTGTCGCCCCTGCGCTGATCATGTACGAGGTGGTGCTTCAGAACGAAGGCTGGCCGGGGCTTGTGTTGGCGACGCTGTTCCCGGTGTGCGGGGCGCTGCGGCTGGCCCGGTTCAACGTGCAGACGAAGTCCACCCATTACTTCGTCGGGCTGCCCATCACCGCTGCCGGCGGGATCCTGTCCACGATGGCCCTGTACAAAAACGTGCTCTACCCGTCCGACGTGATCCTTCCCTTAGGGATGTTGGTTTTGGCCCTGCTGATGATCAGCCAGGTTCGGTACCCAAATTTCAAAAAGGTCGCCTTTCCGCGCTCCGCCATTGTCATGGTTCCTCTGCTCGCCATCTTGGTCTGCGCCGTGTTTCGCTACCAGCACAGCGCGGTCAATCGCCTCATCTTCATCCCCTTGGCCGTGTACGCGCTCTATGGCGTCGGGCGCATGATCCGGCGCCGCGGCGGGAAGTTCGAGGAAGCTCCGCGCGAGGCCAAACTGTTCAAAGAGACCAAGTGA